The following DNA comes from Halorhabdus tiamatea SARL4B.
GGCTGTCTGCAAGAACATCAGTCGGCTCTGTAGTTCCCGGGATATCGAGTTCGGCACGATCGAAGTCAACTGCCAGGACCTCGATACGCTCGGCGTCGCAGTCTACGAACTCGCTCAACAAGCCGCGACTGAGGCCGGTGTTGACGTCGAAGTCCCAAAACACGGTGTGGCGACCAAGGAGAAATGGGACGAACTCTACCGCATCGTCAACGAAAACTTCGATTCCGTCGTCTTCGTCCTCGACGAACTGGACATGCTCGTCGGTCGCCGTGATAAGCAGGACCCTGCGTTTTCCCGACTGCTCTACCAACTGTCGCGGGCTGGAGCCGACGACGATATCACTGCGCACATCTCCGTGGTTGCCATCTCGAACGACACGAAGATGATGGAATCTGTTGGCAGTCGTGCGCTGAGCTCATTCACGCCCGAGGACGTTCACTTCGACGATTACGACGCGAACCAACTCCAAGCGATCCTTCGCCGCCGCCAAGACGCCTTCCACGACGGCGTCGTCGGGGAGGAAGTCATTCCACTGGCAGCGGCGTTCGCCGCCCAGACGCACGGTGACGCACGGAAAGGGATCGACTTGATGCGCGTCGCTGGTGAACTTGCCGAACGTGAAGGCGACGAGCGCGTTCGCGAACAACACGTTCGGGAAGCCCAGGACAAAGTCGAGAAGAACCGCGTCCTTGAGGTCGTTCGCGGCATCACCACACAGAAGAAACTCTGCCTGTACGCGACGGCGGCTGTCGCTGTCGAGACGAATGACGGGACGGCCCGAAGTACGACTGGCTATCGGGTGTATCAGTACCTGACTGACTCGATCGAGGCGGACCAATATCAACAGGAGTCGTACGTGAACAAGATGAAGGAGTTGACGACGTATTCTCTCGTGGACTTCGAGCGACGGAGTCATGGCCCCAGCTCCGGGATGTTCCTTGAGTTCAAGTTCGGCGAACGGCCGGAAACCATCTTGGAGACTCTACGTGAGGACTCCCGTCTTGAGAGGGTCTCGGAGAGTGAGGTCACCTCGGTGGTACGAGCCCAGACGCGAAACGAAACTTGACTAGGCCTCAATTGCTTTCGATCGAGAACGCTGGGGACACCCCTCTATCGATGTGTATCTGAGAGGTGTTTGCATGGATTGCCGTCGTAGTCGGTTTCACCTCTAGTAATGTTCTGCCACCGTTCACTATCAGTTTGCTTGTTATAGACTGAACAGGCGCAATACCACGGCCTTCAGGCCGTGGATACGCGCCGTCACGCAGTGATACATTCCACCACCCCCGACAAGGCCGGATATTCCACCGTTTTCAACCCAAACGTTTACAATTGAATCGAGGTATGTGTTTAGCCCGAACTGATTTCGATGCTGTCTCATAGGAGGCGCATAAGTTGGGCTGTATGAACTGGCAGCAGAGGTTCGTGATGATCCTCAGGGATGGGCTCCGTCGTGGAGCCCATCCCGTTGCCTCTGCTGTCTGTACTGGAAGGTGGGATCTTTGAACAGAGATAATCTCACCAAAGAGGAGTTGTTCTCCCGGTTTTTACAACTTGAACAACGAGTCGAAGAGGTTGAACAAGAGAACGCACAGCTTCGAGAGAAGTTACAAGAGAAAGACGAGCGGATCGAAGAACTCGAAACACGTCTTCGCAAATACGAGAATCCGCACACTCCACCCAGCAAGCGACGGTCGGGGACCGACGAGTCCCCGACCTCGCAAGATGACGAAGACGACGATCTCCGAACTGACGGTGGCACTCCCGGTCGGAAAGACGGTCACGATCCGGAGTGGCGTTCTACAGCTGATCCCGACGAAGAAATCGAAGTCACCTGTGACCGTTGTCCCGAGTGTGGCGACCACTTCGACGAGTCGGTGGGCGTCAGCCCCCGACTCGTCGAGGAGATCCCTGATCCGCAGCCCCCAGAGATCACCCGGTACAACCGCCACTACTACCAGTGCGATTCCTGTGGAACAGAGACAGTTGCGGCTCACCCCGACTGCCCCGATGAGGGGCAGTTCGGGGTGAACGTCATCGCTCAATCAGCTCTGTCACGGTACGATCACCGCCTTCCTTACCGGAAGATCGCTGATCGCTTCGAGCAACTACACGGACTCGAACTCTCGGGTGCATCCGCGTGGCACGCGACCGAGCGCGCTGCACGCGCCGGTCGCTGTGAGTACGAGCAGATCCGTCAAGAGATTCTGGATGCTGACGTGGTTCACATCGACGAGACAGGCATCAAACGCGACGGTGAACAGGCATGGATTTGGACGTTTCAGACCGTCCAACATACGTTGTACGCGGTCAGGGAGAGTCGTGGAAGTGATGTTCCCGCGGAAGTCCTCGGCGAGGACTTCGCGGGAACGGTGGTCTGTGACGGGTGGACGGCGTACCCAGCTTTCAGCAGCAACCTCCAGCGGTGCTGGGCGCACATTCTTCGAGAGGCTGAAGACGCCGCGGAAAAGCAGGCGGAAGGTGAACCGATCTACCAGGCTCTCAGACAGGTATACGTCGCTCTCCAGGCCCGGCTGGAGAGCGACCCAAGTCCTCGTGAGAGAGCAAACCTCCAGCGTGTGGCGCGAAGAGAGCTTGAATCGCTGATTGACCGGTCAGTACCCGACGGACCAGTGGCAACACTGCTCGGGAAGATCGAAGGAGGTCTCGACCACTGGCTCACCTTCGTCGGTGAGCCAGCGGTCTCTCCGACAAACAATGCCGCAGAGAACGCGCTTCGGGAGCCAGTAGTTCTCCGGAAAATCATCGGAACGCTCCGTAATGAACGAGGAATGTTCGTTCACGAGACGGTCTTGTCCCTGCTGGCGACGTGGCGCCAGCAGGGACGCAATCCATACGAAGAGCTTCGTCGAGTCGTCAGCAACAATGAAATGATCTCACGGGCTCACGCTGTGCCGGCTGTCGAGACCTCGGGGTAAACACGTACGATTCGGCGACCACGTCGCTTCTGGGAGCGTCGATTAGCACAGTCATCGCGACCCTGTTCGGCTTGCCGCTGGCGTACTGGCTCGCACGCACCGACGGGGCTGTAACGAAGATAGTTCTCGC
Coding sequences within:
- a CDS encoding orc1/cdc6 family replication initiation protein, which encodes MDTYESDGSSTDQESSETETSTHADLSTEPPDTDPNAASTDSSPFGESLNTKQVSGSQSIEDMLLEFDVQDALIRDRSLLDPNYVVDEDRIVGRDEQLQKVTKMLRVALGDNRPPNLFLYGPSGTGKSLITKAVCKNISRLCSSRDIEFGTIEVNCQDLDTLGVAVYELAQQAATEAGVDVEVPKHGVATKEKWDELYRIVNENFDSVVFVLDELDMLVGRRDKQDPAFSRLLYQLSRAGADDDITAHISVVAISNDTKMMESVGSRALSSFTPEDVHFDDYDANQLQAILRRRQDAFHDGVVGEEVIPLAAAFAAQTHGDARKGIDLMRVAGELAEREGDERVREQHVREAQDKVEKNRVLEVVRGITTQKKLCLYATAAVAVETNDGTARSTTGYRVYQYLTDSIEADQYQQESYVNKMKELTTYSLVDFERRSHGPSSGMFLEFKFGERPETILETLREDSRLERVSESEVTSVVRAQTRNET
- the tnpC gene encoding IS66 family transposase — its product is MGSLNRDNLTKEELFSRFLQLEQRVEEVEQENAQLREKLQEKDERIEELETRLRKYENPHTPPSKRRSGTDESPTSQDDEDDDLRTDGGTPGRKDGHDPEWRSTADPDEEIEVTCDRCPECGDHFDESVGVSPRLVEEIPDPQPPEITRYNRHYYQCDSCGTETVAAHPDCPDEGQFGVNVIAQSALSRYDHRLPYRKIADRFEQLHGLELSGASAWHATERAARAGRCEYEQIRQEILDADVVHIDETGIKRDGEQAWIWTFQTVQHTLYAVRESRGSDVPAEVLGEDFAGTVVCDGWTAYPAFSSNLQRCWAHILREAEDAAEKQAEGEPIYQALRQVYVALQARLESDPSPRERANLQRVARRELESLIDRSVPDGPVATLLGKIEGGLDHWLTFVGEPAVSPTNNAAENALREPVVLRKIIGTLRNERGMFVHETVLSLLATWRQQGRNPYEELRRVVSNNEMISRAHAVPAVETSG